The sequence CGCCGCACTCGCCGTGGCCGTCGGCTTCCGGATGAACCTCTTCAACATCGGCGTCGACGGGCAGTACCGCCTCGCCGCCATGATGGCCGCGCTGGTCGGCGCCAGCGTCACCCTGCCGGGCCCGCTGCACATCGCGCTGATCGTCATCGTCGCGATGCTCGTCGGTGCCTTCTGGGCCGGTATCGCGGGCTTCCTCAAGACCACCCGCGGGGTGAGCGAGGTCGTCTCCACGATCATGCTCAACTCGATCGCCACCGCGCTGGTCGCCTGGCTGATCCTGCCGAAGAACTTCGGCGAGCAGCCCGCGGGATCCAACAACCTCACCACCGGTGAGATCGCGGAGTCCGGCTCATTCCCGGGTCTGCCGATGGGCGACGGCGGGGACATCTACGGCTTCACCTTCGTCGCCGCCGGCTGCGGCCTGCTGTACTGGTTCGTCCTCAACCGCACCCGGTTCGGCTTCGACCTGCGCGCCACGGGCGCCAGCGAGAGCGCCGCCCAGGCCTCCGGTGTGGACGCCAAGAAGATGATCCTCACCTCGATGCTGATCTCCGGTGCGGTGGCCGGCCTCGCGGGCCTGCCGACGCTGCTCGGCGACACCCACACGTACAGCCTCGACTTCCCCACCGGTATCGGCTTCACCGGTATCACCATCGCGCTGCTGGGCCGCAACAACCCGCTCGGCATCGCCTTCAGCGCCCTGCTGATCGCCTTCCTCGACAAGTCGTCGGCCTCTCTCGACCAGTTCGGGTACGAGAAGGAGATCGCCACGATCATGCAGGGCCTGATCGTGATCTCGGTCGTCGTCTCCTACGAGCTCGTACGCCGCTACGGCGTCCGCCGCCAGCAGCAGAAGGTGGGCGAGGAGCTCGCCGCCGGCCACGCCATCAAGACCGAGAAGGAGGCGGCCCTGTGAGCACCAGCAAAGCCATCGCCGCACGCCACGCCCCCAAGAAGGGCGGCCGCCGCAAGCTCACCCTGCCCGTCGTCCTGCTCATCATCGCGGGCGGCCTCGCCCTCGTCTCGCTCGTCCGCCTGATCAGCGGCGCCGACGACGTCACCTCGGTCGGCCAGGTCGCCGGCGCGCTGGAACTCGCCGTCCCGATCGGCCTCGCCGGACTCGGCGGCCTCTGGGCCGAGCGCGCGGGCGTCGTCAACATCGGCCTCGAAGGCATGATGATCCTCGGCACCTGGTTCGGTGCCTGGGCCGGATTCCAGTGGGGTCCGTGGATGGGTGTCCTCTTCGGCATCCTCGGCGGCTGCCTGGGCGGCCTGCTCCACGCGGTCATCACCGTCACCTTCGGCGTGAACCACATCGTCTCCGGTGTGGCGATCAACATCCTCGCCGTCGGCGTCACCCGCTACCTCTCCAACTTCGCCTTCGACGGCGTGCAGGGCGGCTCCTCCAAGCAGTCCCCGCGCATCGACCCGATCGACAAGATCACCATTCCGGGGCTCTCGGACTGGATGCAGGACCTCCAGCAGCACCACTGGTTCCTGGTCTCCGACATCGCGGGCATCATCGGCGGCCTGGTCACCGGCCTCTCGCTGCTGACCCTGCTCGCCCTGCTGCTGATCCCGGCGACCTGGTGGATCCTGTGGCGCACCTCGTTCGGGCTGCGGCTGCGCTCCTGCGGTGAGTCCCCGGTGGCCGCCGAGACGCTCGGCGTCAACGTGTACAAGTACAAGTACATCGCCGTCACCGTCTCCGGCGGGCTCGCGGGTCTCGGCGGCGCGTTCCTCGCGATCGTCGCCACCGGCATCTACCAGGAGGGCCAGACCGGCGGCCGCGGCTACATCGGCCTCGCCGCCATGATCTTCGGCAACTGGATGCCGGGCGGTATGGCGCTGGGCGCCGGGCTCTTCGGCTTCACCGACAGCCTCAAGCTGCGCGGCGGCGCGGAGAACGTCCACGCGATGCTGCTCCTGCTGGCGATCCTGCTGGTCAT is a genomic window of Streptomyces sp. SID8374 containing:
- a CDS encoding ABC transporter permease, whose protein sequence is MSTSKAIAARHAPKKGGRRKLTLPVVLLIIAGGLALVSLVRLISGADDVTSVGQVAGALELAVPIGLAGLGGLWAERAGVVNIGLEGMMILGTWFGAWAGFQWGPWMGVLFGILGGCLGGLLHAVITVTFGVNHIVSGVAINILAVGVTRYLSNFAFDGVQGGSSKQSPRIDPIDKITIPGLSDWMQDLQQHHWFLVSDIAGIIGGLVTGLSLLTLLALLLIPATWWILWRTSFGLRLRSCGESPVAAETLGVNVYKYKYIAVTVSGGLAGLGGAFLAIVATGIYQEGQTGGRGYIGLAAMIFGNWMPGGMALGAGLFGFTDSLKLRGGAENVHAMLLLLAILLVIAVFWQLYKKKYVAAVISAAVSALLFTWYLLTDQVPSQFVDAAPYVTTLLVLSLSAQRLRMPKANGVPYRKGEGK
- a CDS encoding ABC transporter permease, whose protein sequence is MKKFDKDRLILGLAGPVLALVVALALTTVVLLASGRNPFEPYRIMFESASYVDVQVLIINQAGTYYLAALAVAVGFRMNLFNIGVDGQYRLAAMMAALVGASVTLPGPLHIALIVIVAMLVGAFWAGIAGFLKTTRGVSEVVSTIMLNSIATALVAWLILPKNFGEQPAGSNNLTTGEIAESGSFPGLPMGDGGDIYGFTFVAAGCGLLYWFVLNRTRFGFDLRATGASESAAQASGVDAKKMILTSMLISGAVAGLAGLPTLLGDTHTYSLDFPTGIGFTGITIALLGRNNPLGIAFSALLIAFLDKSSASLDQFGYEKEIATIMQGLIVISVVVSYELVRRYGVRRQQQKVGEELAAGHAIKTEKEAAL